The Streptomyces pactum genome contains a region encoding:
- a CDS encoding right-handed parallel beta-helix repeat-containing protein, which produces MKKCHVVYLVCTAAMIGTGLGAAPASAGHMTYVVRPGQSIQNAVDAAAPGDTVLVTPGTYRESVEVSTPGLTLRGMGRGTVIKPSMEKATDNTCAEDGNGICVVGTKGKNVKGITVANLTVTGFKRTGLFAVATDGLTVRKVTAVKNGVWGIAQERSVHGTFRDNTALDNGDAGIFLANTIQAEEGAADTQGTVVEHNRVEGNRIGVTVRRLRNLAVAENYIGGNCAGVFVVGDENKPKAGDLVVRDNYVVRNNKSCPKTDRLPALQGSGIVLTGTEKVLVANNTVEGNSGKSPLSGGIVLFKSMVGIAGEKNEINGNRLRDNAPADLVNTETGDTAKSNTFEGNTCGASKPAGLC; this is translated from the coding sequence ATGAAGAAATGCCATGTCGTATACCTGGTGTGTACCGCAGCGATGATCGGAACGGGGCTCGGTGCGGCTCCGGCCTCCGCCGGCCACATGACCTACGTCGTCCGTCCCGGCCAGTCGATCCAGAACGCGGTGGACGCTGCCGCCCCCGGCGACACCGTGCTCGTCACCCCCGGCACCTACCGCGAAAGCGTCGAGGTGAGCACGCCCGGACTCACCCTGCGCGGCATGGGCCGCGGCACGGTCATCAAGCCGAGCATGGAGAAGGCCACCGACAACACCTGTGCCGAGGACGGCAACGGCATCTGCGTGGTCGGGACGAAGGGCAAGAACGTCAAGGGCATCACCGTCGCCAACCTGACGGTGACCGGCTTCAAGCGCACCGGTCTGTTCGCCGTGGCCACCGACGGGCTCACCGTGCGCAAGGTGACGGCGGTGAAGAACGGCGTCTGGGGCATCGCCCAGGAGCGGTCGGTCCACGGCACCTTCCGGGACAACACCGCCCTTGACAACGGCGACGCCGGCATCTTCCTCGCCAACACCATCCAGGCCGAGGAAGGCGCCGCGGACACCCAGGGCACGGTCGTCGAACACAACCGGGTCGAGGGCAACCGGATCGGCGTCACCGTCCGCCGCCTGCGCAACCTCGCCGTGGCGGAGAACTACATCGGCGGCAACTGCGCCGGCGTGTTCGTCGTCGGTGACGAGAACAAGCCCAAGGCCGGTGACCTGGTCGTGCGCGACAACTACGTCGTGCGCAACAACAAGTCCTGCCCGAAGACCGACCGGCTGCCCGCGCTCCAGGGCTCCGGCATCGTGCTGACCGGCACCGAGAAGGTCCTGGTCGCGAACAACACGGTCGAGGGCAACTCCGGCAAGTCCCCGCTGTCGGGCGGCATCGTCCTGTTCAAGAGCATGGTGGGCATCGCCGGCGAGAAGAACGAGATCAACGGCAACAGGCTGCGCGACAACGCCCCCGCCGACCTCGTCAACACCGAGACCGGCGACACGGCCAAGAGCAACACCTTCGAAGGCAACACCTGCGGCGCCTCCAAGCCCGCGGGGCTGTGCTGA
- a CDS encoding restriction endonuclease encodes MPMPERRPRPGRAGRRFDLRTTALYFGLAAVGLCIVGWTVRMAFDVAERRPAWAVVLVLGAAVAVVVRRRGRAGFSASRLARRTTGALEEATATALDALEEEPAAMPEADEARGLDVPVPVPASAAVAVAGYEALDADEFEQAIADLCVRDGCAGVEVVGGAGDLGADVVAVAPDGRRVVIQCKCYGDGNKVGSQDLQRFGGTCFTVHEADVAVVVTSSDFTAPAVEYAEQCGIVCVDEGRLRAWSEGSGPAPWTASHPAGERTGPSDRASQ; translated from the coding sequence GTGCCCATGCCTGAACGCCGCCCGCGCCCCGGACGCGCCGGGCGCCGCTTCGACCTCCGCACCACGGCCCTGTACTTCGGACTCGCCGCCGTCGGCCTGTGCATCGTGGGATGGACGGTGCGGATGGCGTTCGACGTCGCGGAACGGCGTCCCGCCTGGGCCGTGGTCCTGGTGCTCGGGGCGGCGGTGGCAGTCGTCGTCCGCCGGCGCGGGAGAGCCGGGTTCTCGGCGTCGAGGCTGGCGCGCCGCACCACGGGTGCCCTGGAGGAGGCCACGGCGACGGCCCTGGACGCACTGGAGGAGGAGCCGGCCGCCATGCCGGAGGCGGACGAGGCGCGCGGCCTCGACGTCCCCGTCCCCGTCCCCGCCTCGGCCGCGGTAGCGGTCGCCGGTTACGAGGCGCTCGATGCCGACGAGTTCGAGCAGGCGATAGCCGATCTCTGCGTGCGGGACGGCTGCGCCGGGGTGGAGGTCGTGGGTGGCGCGGGCGACCTGGGCGCGGACGTGGTGGCGGTGGCTCCCGACGGCCGGCGCGTCGTCATCCAGTGCAAGTGCTACGGCGACGGCAACAAGGTCGGCTCCCAGGACCTGCAGCGGTTCGGCGGTACCTGTTTCACCGTCCACGAGGCCGACGTCGCGGTCGTCGTCACCAGCAGCGACTTCACCGCACCGGCCGTCGAGTACGCCGAGCAGTGCGGGATAGTCTGCGTGGACGAGGGCCGACTGCGTGCCTGGAGCGAGGGCTCGGGGCCGGCGCCCTGGACTGCGAGTCACCCCGCGGGGGAGCGGACCGGGCCCTCGGACCGGGCCTCCCAGTGA
- a CDS encoding isochorismatase family cysteine hydrolase, translated as MGKTALIVIDMINTYDHEDADSLIPAVESVLAAQTGLLERARRQGVPVIYVNDNFGEWRSHHGEILDKALSGPHARLVEPLRPDEASLFVVKARHSIFYETPLTYLLHEQGIDRLVLCGQVTEQCVLYSALDAHIRHLQVIVPRDAVAHIHADLADAALRMMQRNMGARVCDSGELWT; from the coding sequence ATGGGCAAGACCGCGCTGATCGTCATCGACATGATCAACACCTACGATCACGAGGACGCCGACTCGCTGATCCCCGCCGTGGAGTCCGTGCTGGCGGCGCAGACCGGCCTGCTGGAGCGGGCACGGCGGCAGGGCGTCCCCGTGATCTACGTCAACGACAATTTCGGCGAGTGGCGTTCGCACCACGGTGAGATCCTCGACAAGGCCCTCTCGGGACCGCACGCCCGCCTCGTCGAGCCGCTGCGACCCGACGAAGCCTCTCTCTTCGTCGTCAAGGCACGCCACTCGATCTTCTACGAGACCCCGTTGACGTATCTGCTCCACGAGCAGGGCATCGACCGGCTCGTGCTGTGCGGGCAGGTGACCGAACAGTGTGTGCTCTACTCGGCGCTCGACGCCCACATCCGCCACCTGCAGGTCATCGTTCCGCGCGACGCGGTCGCCCACATCCACGCCGACCTCGCGGACGCCGCGCTGCGCATGATGCAGCGGAACATGGGCGCCCGGGTGTGCGACAGCGGCGAGTTGTGGACCTGA
- a CDS encoding transglycosylase family protein encodes MICRRKAHKSDVRSSRGRRIRTAAVVLFAATALGTTTEAAAAQSAPSRTDWDAIAACESGGNWKANTGNGYYGGLQFAQSSWIAAGGLKYAPRADLATRGEQIAVARRLARMQGMSAWGCA; translated from the coding sequence ATGATCTGTAGACGAAAAGCTCATAAGAGCGACGTGCGCAGTTCGCGGGGCCGCAGGATCCGGACCGCCGCGGTGGTCCTGTTCGCCGCGACCGCACTGGGTACGACCACCGAAGCCGCGGCCGCGCAGTCGGCCCCTTCACGCACCGACTGGGACGCCATCGCCGCGTGCGAATCCGGCGGCAACTGGAAGGCGAACACCGGCAACGGCTACTACGGCGGCCTGCAGTTCGCCCAGTCGAGCTGGATCGCGGCCGGCGGTCTCAAGTACGCCCCGCGCGCCGACCTCGCCACCCGCGGGGAGCAGATCGCCGTGGCCAGGCGCCTGGCCCGCATGCAGGGAATGTCGGCCTGGGGCTGCGCCTGA
- a CDS encoding oxygenase MpaB family protein codes for MRPLPASSRLDPRARLGDMIFSKVAGPEGPDNHARIHGTPGPRWFGPERPIRRVHGDASMFIGGLTALLLQSLHPLAMAAVAAHSGFRGDPWGRLQRTSTFLAVTTYGPADSAREACERVRAVHDSVRGTTAEGQAYAAADPHLLCWVHVAEVDSFLRAHQRYGARPLDDDACDGYVADTARIATALGVPDPPVDRAGLAERLAAYRGELRATGEARSTARFLLLNPPVPLLARLPYAVVAANAVSLLPGWASRALWLPRVPPAEGVCVRPLGVAVTAGIRWALRPPRDAA; via the coding sequence ATGAGACCTCTTCCCGCAAGCAGCCGTCTGGACCCGCGCGCACGGCTCGGCGACATGATCTTCTCCAAGGTCGCGGGGCCGGAGGGGCCGGACAACCACGCCCGCATCCACGGCACACCGGGCCCACGCTGGTTCGGCCCGGAGCGGCCGATCAGGCGGGTGCACGGGGACGCCTCGATGTTCATCGGGGGCCTGACCGCCCTGCTGCTCCAGTCCCTCCATCCCCTGGCCATGGCCGCCGTCGCCGCGCACTCCGGATTCCGCGGGGACCCCTGGGGCCGGCTGCAGCGGACCAGTACCTTCCTGGCCGTCACCACCTACGGACCGGCCGACAGCGCGCGGGAGGCGTGCGAGCGGGTCCGGGCCGTGCACGACAGCGTGCGCGGCACCACCGCGGAGGGGCAGGCGTACGCCGCCGCGGATCCGCACCTGCTCTGCTGGGTGCACGTCGCCGAGGTCGACAGCTTCCTGCGCGCCCACCAGCGCTACGGCGCCCGGCCCCTCGACGACGATGCGTGCGACGGGTACGTGGCCGACACGGCACGCATCGCCACCGCGCTCGGCGTCCCGGACCCGCCCGTGGACCGCGCCGGACTCGCGGAGCGGCTGGCGGCCTATCGCGGGGAACTGCGCGCGACCGGCGAGGCGCGGAGCACCGCCCGGTTCCTGCTCCTGAATCCGCCCGTTCCGCTGCTCGCACGTCTTCCGTACGCGGTCGTCGCCGCCAACGCGGTCTCGCTCCTGCCGGGTTGGGCCTCGCGCGCCCTGTGGCTGCCGCGCGTTCCTCCGGCGGAGGGTGTGTGCGTACGCCCGCTCGGCGTGGCCGTGACCGCGGGGATCCGCTGGGCGCTGCGCCCGCCCCGCGACGCGGCGTAG
- a CDS encoding YihY/virulence factor BrkB family protein, whose protein sequence is MGTAVHVPQTRDMLGDELSGDEALTALRRYGGLRLLTDSFTRFRYADGFTNARALAFQVVLGLVPFTIVLVGLATSVHTEGVGRVIELTLGRIVPGASADVVEKAFEGTRRSAGSDAWSTLALWLGLAFAVLNLASAMGQIERGANRIYGIERDRPLPRKYARALVLALTAGLPMVLGFLVLVAGEAVGDAVARTFGDRDGGTGWWGVLEVPAGLLLAWVASAVILRWSPRRDQPGYTWLAFGSAVHLVLWVSATWLLALYVGHSGAFGAVYGPLTAFIALLLWANLTAVALFLGIAFAAQLEAARAGIHTAARPDPGPGA, encoded by the coding sequence GTGGGAACCGCCGTCCACGTCCCGCAGACCCGGGACATGCTCGGAGACGAACTCTCCGGCGACGAAGCCCTGACCGCCCTGCGCCGGTACGGCGGCCTGCGGCTGCTGACCGACTCCTTCACCCGGTTCCGCTACGCGGACGGCTTCACCAACGCGCGGGCCCTCGCCTTCCAGGTGGTGCTGGGCCTGGTCCCGTTCACCATCGTGCTCGTCGGCCTCGCCACGTCGGTGCACACCGAAGGTGTGGGACGGGTCATCGAGCTCACCCTCGGCCGGATCGTGCCGGGCGCCAGTGCCGACGTCGTGGAGAAGGCCTTCGAGGGCACCCGGCGCAGCGCCGGCAGCGACGCGTGGAGCACGCTCGCGCTGTGGCTGGGCCTGGCGTTCGCCGTACTGAACCTCGCCTCGGCCATGGGCCAGATCGAGCGCGGCGCCAACCGCATCTACGGCATCGAGCGCGACCGGCCCCTCCCCCGCAAGTACGCGCGGGCCCTGGTGCTCGCGCTCACCGCCGGCCTGCCCATGGTGCTGGGGTTCCTCGTGCTCGTCGCCGGCGAGGCCGTCGGGGACGCGGTGGCCCGCACCTTCGGCGACCGGGACGGCGGCACCGGGTGGTGGGGCGTGCTGGAGGTACCGGCGGGACTGCTGCTGGCCTGGGTCGCCTCGGCGGTGATCCTGCGCTGGTCGCCCCGCCGCGACCAGCCCGGCTACACCTGGCTGGCCTTCGGCTCGGCGGTCCACCTCGTGCTGTGGGTCTCGGCGACCTGGCTGCTCGCGCTGTACGTCGGGCACAGCGGCGCCTTCGGCGCCGTCTACGGCCCGCTCACCGCTTTCATCGCACTGCTGCTGTGGGCGAACCTCACCGCCGTGGCGCTCTTCCTCGGCATCGCGTTCGCCGCCCAGTTGGAAGCGGCCCGGGCCGGCATCCACACGGCGGCGCGGCCGGATCCGGGGCCGGGTGCCTGA
- a CDS encoding ABC transporter ATP-binding protein produces the protein MAGQTDRSLVNEYETAVLRLLDVGVRRYTTDQLILDGIDWTVRPGEHWALLGANGAGKTTLLRLLGALMHPTAGTVDVLGSRLGRVDVRELRARIGHVTSAQRVPQGLTAHAVVLTGHSGTVQPLWRTYGDEVRLRAHELLTELGVKELADRPYGVCSGGQRARVLIARALMPDPALLLLDEPFNALDLPSREDLVEAMHQLAEGRPRLATVTVTHHLEELFPAVSHALLLREGRTLSRGPVDEVLTDSLLTACFGRDITVARRDGRWSAYSGRSTRG, from the coding sequence ATGGCCGGACAGACGGACAGGTCCCTGGTGAACGAGTATGAGACGGCCGTACTCCGGCTCCTGGACGTGGGCGTCCGCCGCTACACGACGGACCAGCTCATCCTCGACGGGATCGACTGGACGGTCCGGCCGGGAGAGCACTGGGCCCTGCTGGGGGCCAACGGCGCCGGGAAGACCACCCTTCTGCGGCTGCTCGGCGCGCTCATGCACCCCACGGCCGGCACCGTCGACGTCCTCGGCAGCCGGCTCGGCCGGGTGGACGTGCGCGAACTCCGGGCGCGCATCGGCCACGTCACCTCCGCCCAGCGGGTGCCACAGGGCCTGACCGCCCACGCGGTCGTGCTCACCGGCCACAGCGGCACCGTGCAGCCCCTGTGGCGAACGTACGGCGACGAGGTCCGGCTCCGCGCCCACGAGCTCCTGACCGAACTCGGCGTCAAGGAGCTGGCGGACCGGCCGTACGGGGTCTGCTCGGGTGGGCAGCGGGCGCGCGTCCTCATCGCCCGGGCGCTGATGCCCGACCCCGCGCTGCTGCTCCTGGACGAGCCGTTCAACGCCCTGGACCTGCCGTCCCGCGAGGACCTCGTCGAGGCCATGCACCAACTGGCCGAGGGGCGCCCGCGACTGGCGACGGTGACGGTCACCCACCACCTGGAGGAGTTGTTCCCGGCCGTCAGCCACGCCCTGCTGCTGCGTGAGGGCCGGACCCTGTCCCGGGGGCCGGTGGACGAGGTCCTGACCGACTCCCTCCTGACCGCCTGCTTCGGCCGTGACATCACGGTGGCCAGGCGCGACGGCCGCTGGTCCGCCTACTCCGGCAGGAGCACCCGGGGTTAG